A DNA window from Paenibacillus andongensis contains the following coding sequences:
- a CDS encoding DMT family transporter: protein MIIFNYLLVCLIFGTTFLAIKVGVDASTPPFFSAGLRFFLAGLILFFWMVWKKKANLSLFIHKEMLLTGVGLTFGTFSTLYWAEQYVSSGFAAVLSATAPMMMLVLQTLVLRQKTSSRSVFGCILGFVGIVLLLLPHLTITANIRWIIGCVAIMVGQIFYSSGALYSKRVIQRFPQASPIALNAAQMIYGGLLLVILSLFTEHVDIKSMLTTRAIGSLLYLIVIGSMVGHSLFYWLVAKTNPVFPTTWLYVSPMIALTFGVVLYGETITWVSAIGVITIIAGTVCANLDSLKQLIHKKKTDSIPVSQAKA, encoded by the coding sequence ATGATTATTTTCAATTACTTGCTCGTATGTCTCATTTTTGGCACAACGTTTTTAGCGATAAAGGTAGGTGTCGACGCTTCAACGCCGCCTTTCTTCTCTGCGGGATTAAGGTTTTTCCTTGCAGGCTTGATCTTGTTCTTTTGGATGGTATGGAAGAAAAAGGCCAACTTATCGTTATTCATTCACAAAGAAATGCTGCTAACGGGAGTAGGTCTGACTTTCGGTACATTCTCAACATTGTACTGGGCTGAGCAATATGTCTCTTCCGGTTTCGCTGCCGTTTTATCAGCTACGGCTCCCATGATGATGCTCGTACTGCAAACACTTGTCCTGAGGCAGAAGACATCGTCACGTTCCGTTTTCGGCTGCATCCTCGGATTCGTTGGAATCGTATTGTTATTGCTTCCACACCTTACAATAACCGCTAACATAAGGTGGATAATTGGATGCGTCGCTATTATGGTCGGACAGATATTCTATTCCTCGGGAGCTTTATACTCAAAAAGGGTTATTCAGCGATTCCCGCAAGCATCGCCAATTGCGCTTAACGCGGCACAAATGATTTACGGAGGCCTGCTGCTAGTTATTCTGTCATTATTCACGGAACACGTTGACATCAAGAGCATGCTGACAACAAGGGCGATCGGATCTCTTTTATACTTAATCGTTATCGGCTCGATGGTAGGACACAGTCTTTTCTATTGGCTTGTTGCTAAAACGAATCCCGTTTTTCCTACTACATGGCTCTATGTTTCGCCAATGATTGCTCTCACTTTCGGCGTGGTATTATATGGCGAGACGATCACTTGGGTATCGGCAATAGGAGTGATTACCATTATTGCTGGAACTGTTTGTGCTAATCTGGATAGTCTAAAGCAATTGATCCATAAGAAGAAAACAGACTCAATACCTGTTAGTCAGGCTAAAGCATGA
- a CDS encoding DUF1727 domain-containing protein, with protein sequence MNDFIADGKDISWIWDIDFECLQREDIQRIICSGSRTTDITLRLKYAGIDPYKVIKIPSIEKAIQYAFSKPMPTYLLPTYIALKEVKKHTDRSIKKENESYTL encoded by the coding sequence ATTAATGATTTTATTGCGGATGGGAAAGATATTTCATGGATCTGGGACATTGATTTTGAATGCTTGCAAAGGGAAGATATCCAAAGAATCATTTGCTCGGGCAGCCGAACAACAGATATTACGCTTCGTCTTAAATATGCTGGGATTGATCCTTATAAAGTTATTAAAATTCCATCTATCGAGAAAGCGATACAATATGCTTTTAGTAAACCGATGCCGACATACTTATTACCAACCTATATAGCATTAAAAGAGGTGAAAAAGCACACGGATAGGAGTATAAAGAAGGAAAATGAATCTTATACTCTATAA
- a CDS encoding aspartate/glutamate racemase family protein, with translation MKTIGLIGGMSWESSLLYYQIINQRVKERLGGHHSAKSLMFSVDFQEIKTLQDQGKWDEATKIMIESAQKLESGGADLIVICTNTMHKMAKEVEESISMPLLHIADATANEIVKDGNKKVALLGTAFTMEQDFYKGRLIEKFGLDVIVPNEAERMIIHDIIYQELCLGIINEKSRQSYIKIINRLSQQGAEAIILGCTEITLLISPDDCHIPVYDTTRLHAESAVDYALSEG, from the coding sequence ATGAAGACGATAGGACTAATAGGTGGAATGAGCTGGGAGTCGTCCTTGCTTTATTACCAAATCATCAATCAGCGTGTTAAGGAAAGATTAGGCGGTCATCATTCCGCAAAAAGTCTCATGTTTTCGGTAGATTTCCAAGAAATCAAGACGCTTCAAGATCAAGGGAAATGGGATGAAGCTACAAAAATTATGATCGAATCAGCACAAAAACTAGAATCTGGTGGTGCCGATTTGATAGTCATTTGTACGAATACAATGCACAAGATGGCAAAAGAAGTAGAAGAATCGATATCAATGCCATTACTGCATATAGCTGATGCAACAGCTAACGAAATCGTTAAGGATGGTAATAAGAAGGTTGCTTTACTGGGGACTGCGTTTACGATGGAACAAGATTTTTACAAGGGTAGACTCATTGAAAAGTTTGGACTTGATGTTATTGTGCCAAATGAAGCAGAAAGAATGATTATTCATGACATCATCTATCAAGAACTTTGTCTTGGTATCATTAACGAAAAGTCAAGGCAATCCTACATAAAGATCATTAATCGTCTAAGCCAGCAGGGAGCAGAAGCCATTATTCTTGGATGTACAGAAATAACGCTACTCATCTCACCAGATGATTGCCATATCCCCGTTTATGATACAACTAGACTTCATGCAGAAAGTGCGGTTGACTACGCTTTAAGTGAGGGCTAA
- a CDS encoding GrpB family protein, with protein sequence MGSSIEVVEYDPSWVLLFEQIRDLVLPVLNDLEVRIEHVGSTSIPGLAAKPIVDIDVAVTKQSDIHAAIQRLATLGYVHEGDLGATGREAFIPPDGITWHHLYVCTIENDEYKRHILFRDYLRSHPEDAKMYGDLKMELSHRFQNDRLAYSNAKSDFVTGILKLAGWKY encoded by the coding sequence GTGGGGTCCAGTATAGAAGTTGTTGAATATGATCCGAGTTGGGTTCTTTTGTTCGAACAGATACGAGACTTAGTACTTCCGGTATTAAACGACCTTGAAGTTAGAATAGAGCACGTAGGGAGCACTTCCATACCAGGGTTAGCAGCTAAACCAATTGTCGATATTGACGTGGCGGTAACGAAGCAGAGTGATATCCATGCAGCGATACAAAGGCTCGCCACTCTTGGGTACGTACATGAAGGTGATTTAGGAGCTACAGGTCGAGAGGCTTTTATTCCTCCAGATGGCATAACTTGGCATCACCTTTATGTATGCACTATTGAAAACGACGAATATAAGCGTCATATCCTTTTTCGAGATTATTTGAGAAGTCATCCGGAGGACGCTAAAATGTACGGTGATTTAAAAATGGAGCTTTCGCATCGATTCCAAAATGATCGTTTGGCCTACTCAAATGCCAAGAGTGATTTTGTAACTGGGATATTGAAACTTGCAGGATGGAAATATTGA
- a CDS encoding YciI family protein produces the protein MLFAVIGTSAGKTRDEVMVIFPRHKAFLDQFIARGEVVGVGPFTDLGGGNMALFRNRAAAEAFAKSDPFYLEGAVKEYQIKDWGDNMLS, from the coding sequence ATGTTGTTTGCAGTAATTGGCACCAGTGCAGGAAAGACCCGCGATGAGGTTATGGTCATCTTTCCTCGTCACAAAGCATTTTTGGATCAGTTTATTGCCCGAGGCGAAGTTGTTGGGGTAGGGCCTTTCACCGATCTGGGAGGCGGAAATATGGCGCTCTTCCGCAACCGGGCCGCAGCCGAGGCATTCGCCAAGTCGGATCCGTTCTACTTGGAAGGCGCCGTGAAAGAGTACCAGATCAAGGATTGGGGCGATAACATGCTATCCTAG
- a CDS encoding polysaccharide deacetylase family protein gives MNRSSKYMIISILLLTMTTACAANEKQANSTIPIPSPAIAGTITQDQDVRISPSTTLINNNMKSLYYAGPEQGKQVALTFDDGPDNHFTSQILDLLKKNNVKATFFIVGEKAKANPEVVKRIVNEGHVIGNHSWDHSNFTKMSTEEMNQQISKTQDELNAIVGFRPTLFRPPYGALNNAEVMAISSMGLSIIDWSVDTRDWAGTSTQQILKNVKKELKPGGIILQHCAIGKKESLSNTVNALEQMIPLLKNEGYTFVTVPTLLSLPNSQK, from the coding sequence ATGAATAGGTCATCAAAATATATGATTATCTCAATTCTATTACTTACCATGACTACAGCTTGTGCAGCAAATGAAAAACAGGCGAATTCTACAATTCCTATTCCATCTCCTGCAATTGCTGGCACGATAACTCAAGATCAAGATGTGCGTATTTCTCCTTCCACGACTCTAATAAATAACAACATGAAATCACTGTATTATGCAGGTCCTGAACAAGGGAAACAAGTGGCACTTACTTTTGATGATGGACCTGATAATCATTTCACCTCGCAAATTTTAGATTTACTTAAAAAAAATAACGTTAAAGCCACGTTTTTTATTGTAGGTGAAAAAGCTAAAGCAAATCCTGAAGTTGTGAAGAGAATTGTAAATGAGGGCCACGTCATTGGTAATCACTCTTGGGATCATTCAAATTTCACTAAAATGAGTACCGAAGAGATGAATCAGCAAATAAGCAAAACGCAAGATGAATTGAACGCTATCGTTGGTTTCCGTCCTACTTTGTTCCGACCACCCTATGGTGCTCTTAACAACGCGGAAGTTATGGCCATTTCTTCAATGGGACTAAGCATCATCGATTGGTCTGTTGATACTAGGGATTGGGCTGGAACGTCTACACAACAAATTCTGAAAAATGTAAAAAAAGAATTGAAACCTGGTGGAATTATTTTACAACATTGTGCAATCGGAAAGAAAGAAAGTTTATCAAATACGGTGAATGCCCTTGAACAAATGATCCCTCTTTTAAAAAATGAAGGGTATACGTTTGTAACAGTTCCTACTCTACTATCCTTACCTAATTCTCAAAAGTAA
- the metE gene encoding 5-methyltetrahydropteroyltriglutamate--homocysteine S-methyltransferase encodes MVKSSVLGYPRIGADREWKKALEAFWSGKLEESELHRQLQEIRLNHLRKQKEKGVDFIAVNDFSYYDHILDTSTMFGIIPKRFPYEGGIVPLSVYYGIARGTKDATASEMTKWFNTNYHYIVPELGEASPVLTENRPLLAYREVKEKLGIEGKPVLVGPLTFLKLSKGYPISETDDWLGRLLPLYVQILQELANEGVQWVQIDEPILVTKLNADDVQRLKTIYETIAASVPNLNIMLQTYFESVENYSDIVKLPVKGIGLDFVHGYSGNLSSIKTLGFPADKVLGAGVIDGRGIWKAPLREKLALVEELAEIVATERLIVQTSCSLLHVPVSVKHETKLTTELKDALAFADEKLDEVVFLAKAVSRSAAEITSELEERDRALLALKLSDVCNRSDIQHTVAAISAQHPDRSRPFSERHIAQQKKWQLPVLPTTTIGSFPQSPEVRKARQLWRKGEWNNEQYTAFIRDQIDIWIQLQEEIGLDVLVHGEFERTDMVEFFGEKLAGFAFTQNGWVQSYGSRCVKPPIIYGDVAFKEAMTVEETKYAQTRTKRPVKGMLTGPITIMNWSFVREDITREQIAYQLAYALRQEVEALEQAGIGMIQVDEPAVREGLPLKVDDQEKYLAWSVRAFRMATCTVQDTTQIHTHMCYCEFHDMIHSIEAMDADVISIETSRSHGELIHSFELNTYKLGIGLGVYDIHSPRIPRVEELTSMIERALRVLDPKLFWINPDCGLKTRGFEETVDSLRNMVEATQIARAKHSPTTYNQKVLGVHSNG; translated from the coding sequence ATGGTGAAAAGCAGTGTATTGGGATATCCGCGTATTGGAGCGGATCGAGAATGGAAGAAAGCGCTTGAAGCTTTTTGGTCAGGCAAGCTTGAAGAATCGGAGTTGCACCGTCAGTTGCAGGAGATCCGTTTGAATCATCTGCGTAAGCAAAAGGAGAAAGGCGTCGACTTCATCGCGGTCAACGATTTCAGTTATTACGATCATATTCTGGATACATCCACAATGTTCGGCATTATTCCTAAACGCTTTCCTTATGAGGGCGGCATTGTACCATTATCGGTTTATTACGGGATTGCCCGTGGGACGAAGGATGCCACTGCAAGCGAAATGACCAAATGGTTTAATACCAACTATCATTATATCGTACCAGAACTGGGCGAGGCATCTCCTGTGCTTACCGAAAATAGACCGCTATTGGCTTATCGGGAGGTTAAGGAGAAGCTAGGAATCGAGGGTAAGCCGGTTCTCGTCGGACCGTTGACATTCTTGAAGTTGTCCAAAGGATACCCTATTTCCGAGACTGATGACTGGCTGGGACGATTGCTTCCGCTTTATGTGCAGATACTACAGGAGCTTGCAAATGAAGGGGTTCAATGGGTACAAATAGATGAACCAATTCTCGTCACAAAATTAAACGCAGATGACGTGCAGCGATTAAAGACAATTTATGAGACAATTGCCGCCTCTGTGCCGAATCTGAACATCATGCTGCAAACCTATTTTGAATCGGTAGAAAATTACAGTGATATAGTTAAGCTGCCCGTCAAGGGAATAGGGTTGGATTTCGTGCACGGCTACTCCGGCAATTTGTCATCGATAAAAACGCTAGGTTTTCCGGCGGATAAGGTTTTAGGTGCAGGGGTAATTGATGGTCGTGGTATCTGGAAGGCGCCACTGCGTGAGAAACTGGCACTCGTAGAAGAACTCGCTGAAATCGTTGCAACTGAGCGACTCATCGTGCAAACGTCGTGCAGTTTGCTTCATGTTCCGGTATCGGTAAAACATGAGACGAAGCTTACAACTGAACTGAAAGATGCTCTCGCATTTGCAGATGAAAAGTTGGATGAGGTTGTATTTCTGGCGAAAGCAGTCTCTCGAAGCGCCGCCGAAATCACAAGCGAACTGGAAGAACGCGATCGTGCTTTACTGGCGCTAAAGCTGTCAGATGTTTGCAACCGCAGCGACATTCAGCATACGGTCGCCGCCATCAGTGCTCAACATCCAGATCGCAGTCGACCGTTCTCCGAGCGTCATATTGCTCAACAGAAGAAATGGCAATTGCCGGTTTTACCGACGACGACAATTGGCAGCTTCCCGCAATCCCCTGAGGTGCGCAAGGCTCGTCAACTGTGGCGAAAGGGTGAATGGAACAATGAACAGTATACTGCCTTCATTCGAGATCAGATTGATATCTGGATCCAGCTTCAGGAAGAAATCGGATTGGATGTTCTCGTGCATGGCGAATTTGAGCGAACCGACATGGTCGAGTTCTTTGGCGAGAAGCTCGCGGGCTTCGCGTTCACACAGAACGGATGGGTGCAGTCGTACGGTTCTCGCTGCGTTAAACCGCCGATTATTTATGGGGACGTAGCGTTCAAGGAGGCGATGACCGTCGAAGAAACAAAGTATGCTCAGACGCGGACCAAACGCCCTGTTAAAGGTATGTTAACTGGCCCGATTACGATCATGAATTGGTCGTTTGTTCGCGAGGACATCACACGTGAACAAATTGCCTACCAACTGGCGTATGCGCTTAGACAAGAGGTGGAAGCGCTTGAGCAGGCGGGCATTGGCATGATACAAGTCGACGAACCAGCGGTACGTGAAGGGCTTCCGCTTAAGGTGGATGACCAAGAGAAGTACCTGGCATGGTCAGTCAGAGCATTCCGCATGGCCACCTGTACGGTACAGGATACGACACAAATTCACACCCATATGTGCTATTGCGAGTTTCATGACATGATCCATTCGATCGAGGCGATGGATGCCGATGTGATTTCGATCGAGACATCTCGCAGTCATGGTGAATTGATTCATAGCTTCGAATTGAACACATATAAACTTGGCATAGGATTAGGTGTTTATGATATCCACAGCCCTCGTATTCCACGTGTGGAGGAACTGACCAGTATGATCGAACGCGCCTTGCGTGTGTTGGATCCGAAGCTATTCTGGATCAATCCGGATTGCGGGCTTAAAACTCGTGGATTCGAAGAAACGGTCGATTCCTTGCGCAACATGGTTGAAGCGACGCAGATCGCTCGAGCGAAGCATTCGCCAACAACCTATAACCAAAAAGTGCTAGGCGTTCACTCTAATGGGTGA
- a CDS encoding D-alanyl-D-alanine carboxypeptidase family protein produces MKRVVFIIVMLATVLGQVRIAYGEANSPVIYSGTGVVIDSSTGEVLFQKNKDEQAFPASLTKLMTAILLEDHMADGEWMTASKKATQQEVSNFVFNLKVGEKMQKEEALRALLVISANDVAMMIAEHIGGDEASFAAMMNTKAASIGMTHTHFVTPNGLHDPGHYTTTYDLALLAKEAMKYPAIMEAMGTEKIVVKTDQRSVLIKDRSFIFQNPLALGGKTGFTNQARNTLIEYMKKDNKTVIAVVMKSSRGNEYQDVQTIGNYGLDHLDVQQIFKKGDIAGETTFYGENVQGVLGNSYVLTKRKDDAAVYTYSPVFTPWQSWQKTIAAGEVIGDYQIKKNGEMLMQIPIVSAKDVIHVDPVPNNKEVSQSSSTNWPYWVVAGLLLLAMGSIILIQKRKQQKSISTFTQNNYDA; encoded by the coding sequence ATGAAGAGAGTGGTGTTTATCATCGTCATGCTTGCAACTGTGTTAGGCCAGGTAAGAATTGCTTATGGAGAGGCCAATTCTCCAGTTATTTATAGTGGCACTGGTGTTGTGATTGATAGCTCGACTGGAGAGGTACTCTTTCAAAAAAACAAAGATGAACAAGCATTTCCAGCTAGCTTAACGAAGCTTATGACTGCCATTCTCCTAGAAGATCATATGGCGGACGGTGAATGGATGACGGCCAGCAAAAAAGCCACGCAGCAAGAAGTAAGCAATTTTGTATTCAATTTAAAAGTGGGCGAGAAGATGCAAAAAGAAGAAGCCTTGAGGGCACTGCTCGTGATCTCGGCCAATGATGTAGCGATGATGATAGCCGAACATATTGGAGGCGATGAGGCTTCTTTTGCCGCGATGATGAATACAAAGGCAGCGTCAATCGGCATGACACATACGCATTTCGTAACACCTAATGGTCTGCACGATCCAGGGCATTATACAACTACCTATGATTTGGCTCTGCTTGCCAAAGAAGCTATGAAATATCCCGCCATAATGGAAGCAATGGGAACCGAAAAGATAGTGGTGAAGACGGATCAACGGTCTGTACTTATAAAAGATCGCAGCTTCATTTTTCAGAACCCACTAGCATTGGGAGGGAAAACGGGTTTTACTAACCAAGCTCGAAACACGTTAATTGAATATATGAAAAAAGACAATAAAACAGTCATCGCAGTTGTCATGAAATCGTCGCGGGGAAATGAATATCAAGACGTGCAAACGATAGGAAATTATGGACTCGATCATCTGGATGTGCAGCAAATTTTTAAGAAAGGGGATATCGCCGGTGAGACGACCTTTTATGGTGAGAACGTGCAAGGCGTGCTGGGGAATTCCTATGTTTTGACCAAACGAAAAGATGATGCCGCTGTTTATACGTATTCACCTGTTTTTACGCCGTGGCAAAGTTGGCAAAAAACGATCGCTGCCGGTGAGGTGATTGGCGATTATCAAATTAAAAAGAATGGGGAGATGCTGATGCAAATCCCCATTGTTTCAGCCAAAGATGTCATTCATGTTGATCCTGTACCAAACAATAAAGAAGTGAGTCAATCATCATCAACAAATTGGCCTTATTGGGTGGTTGCTGGCCTATTGCTTCTTGCAATGGGCTCAATCATCCTAATACAAAAGCGCAAACAACAAAAGTCAATTTCAACATTCACTCAGAACAACTATGATGCCTGA
- a CDS encoding PLP-dependent aminotransferase family protein — MKNTHTSKNDTKLLFKQTYDYIITRIERGELKAHDKLPSIRLLAQELRVHRLTVFRAYQLLKQNDKVYVKEKSGYYVCPEFTEHVISEYTERSPIASSGHLKNSLSEIQQVPVIYQFSQSLIDPNLLPNLYLSEYVKKVFDIYPKLMGTYSNVQGDEELREFLCQYMKRHHSIQLTASDLLITTGGQQAIDLISRVYIRPLDFILVERPTYSAALDIFRQQGARFIPVDIYPEGYDLEKVEILMKQYRPRIFYMNPTFHNPTGYTVPTDQRKQLVELAERYRCLLVEDDAIHEMYFDQPPPQPIFSYDTDGWVIYLRSFSKYVAPGLRICAVIGRPSVIKPLITAKSLADNGTPLVNQKIFLHYFESERIKQHLEKLRIALQIRKEIVEEELSATGWSWVSPKGGFNLWLKLPEALPVEELLNESVRQSVSFVPGVICDPLRERRSWIRLSYSFVNEGQLRDGVRLLADIARRF; from the coding sequence ATGAAGAACACGCACACATCGAAAAATGATACTAAGCTACTTTTTAAACAAACATACGATTATATCATCACCAGGATCGAGCGTGGAGAGTTGAAAGCACATGACAAACTCCCTTCGATTAGACTGCTTGCCCAAGAGCTCCGGGTACACCGGTTAACGGTGTTTCGAGCGTATCAGTTGCTTAAACAAAACGATAAGGTCTACGTAAAGGAGAAATCGGGTTATTATGTTTGTCCAGAATTCACTGAACATGTTATTTCAGAGTATACAGAAAGAAGCCCTATCGCCTCTTCCGGCCACTTAAAAAATTCCTTATCTGAAATTCAACAGGTACCCGTTATATATCAATTTTCCCAATCACTGATCGATCCGAATTTACTGCCGAATCTTTACCTATCCGAATATGTTAAGAAAGTTTTCGACATCTATCCGAAATTGATGGGAACCTACTCCAATGTACAAGGGGATGAAGAACTGCGTGAATTCCTTTGCCAATACATGAAGCGTCATCACAGTATTCAACTAACAGCAAGCGATCTATTAATTACAACTGGGGGGCAACAGGCAATTGACCTCATTTCTCGGGTATACATCAGACCGCTGGATTTCATCTTGGTAGAAAGGCCGACATATAGTGCCGCGCTCGATATTTTCCGCCAACAGGGTGCACGGTTTATTCCTGTCGATATTTACCCCGAAGGCTATGATTTGGAGAAAGTCGAGATACTAATGAAACAGTATCGACCCCGTATTTTTTATATGAATCCTACTTTTCATAATCCGACAGGGTACACGGTTCCCACAGACCAACGCAAGCAGCTTGTTGAACTGGCTGAACGCTATCGTTGTTTATTAGTAGAAGATGATGCCATTCACGAGATGTATTTCGATCAGCCGCCTCCTCAGCCCATTTTTTCTTACGATACAGATGGTTGGGTCATTTATCTTCGCAGCTTCAGTAAATATGTGGCACCTGGTCTACGGATTTGCGCCGTCATCGGCCGCCCGTCCGTGATAAAACCACTAATTACCGCAAAGTCTTTAGCTGATAACGGGACCCCACTGGTCAACCAGAAAATTTTTCTACACTACTTCGAGTCAGAACGGATTAAGCAACACTTGGAAAAACTGCGCATCGCCCTTCAAATAAGAAAAGAAATTGTGGAGGAGGAGTTGTCCGCTACCGGATGGAGTTGGGTCAGTCCAAAAGGAGGCTTCAATTTGTGGCTTAAGCTGCCCGAAGCACTGCCTGTGGAAGAGCTTTTGAACGAAAGTGTCCGGCAATCGGTCTCTTTTGTTCCGGGCGTGATCTGCGATCCGCTCAGAGAGAGGCGGTCTTGGATCCGTTTAAGCTATTCATTCGTCAATGAGGGGCAATTGCGGGATGGAGTCAGGCTCCTTGCAGATATCGCTCGGAGATTTTGA
- a CDS encoding MFS transporter: protein MNTNQKLWNRNFVAVCFSSFFLFMTFYILAVTLPIFVTDTLHGGQQQIGLVMTVFIISTVILRPLTGKWMDEWNRKKIILFSLALFMICTAIYPFVHQYTFLLGLRFLHGIGFGMATTAAGAVAIELVPERRKGEGIGYFSLFMSLAMVTGPFLGLTIMQTHNNSLLFGVCIVFALLAFLFGVTIRIPQAISKVNVQSETGWRKFIEPRALPISLAGTVLAFSYGAITTFLSVYAQAIGLDTYASYFFMVFALMIVISRPFTGKWFDRSGPHLLVYPGIILFTLGMVILSIASSPVIFLVAGGMLGLGFGAMLPSFQTIAIQAAPAHRRGLATGTYFLLFDSGYGIGSYVLGAVASRTNYHTMYFIAGMVVACSAILYYGLYHRKITTSSLKPSPNTIK, encoded by the coding sequence GTGAATACGAATCAGAAATTGTGGAATCGTAATTTTGTTGCTGTCTGTTTCAGCAGCTTTTTTTTATTTATGACTTTTTATATTCTCGCCGTTACGCTGCCAATTTTCGTCACGGATACGCTGCATGGCGGACAACAACAAATTGGTCTTGTCATGACCGTATTTATTATTTCAACCGTCATTTTACGGCCATTAACTGGTAAATGGATGGATGAATGGAACCGCAAGAAGATCATACTTTTCTCACTGGCGCTTTTTATGATTTGTACCGCAATATATCCATTCGTTCATCAATATACTTTTTTGCTTGGCTTAAGGTTTCTTCATGGCATAGGTTTCGGAATGGCGACAACGGCTGCAGGTGCAGTTGCGATCGAACTTGTTCCTGAGCGGCGCAAAGGTGAGGGCATTGGTTATTTCAGCCTTTTCATGAGCTTGGCTATGGTTACTGGTCCCTTTCTTGGGCTAACCATTATGCAGACTCATAATAATAGTCTTCTATTTGGTGTATGCATTGTGTTCGCACTACTCGCTTTCTTGTTTGGAGTGACCATTCGTATTCCTCAAGCTATTTCAAAAGTGAACGTGCAATCAGAGACTGGTTGGAGAAAGTTCATTGAGCCGCGAGCTTTGCCAATTTCTTTGGCAGGCACTGTGTTAGCCTTTTCTTACGGAGCTATTACAACTTTTCTTTCCGTGTACGCCCAAGCCATTGGATTGGATACTTATGCGAGTTACTTTTTCATGGTGTTCGCTTTGATGATTGTTATATCCAGACCTTTTACAGGCAAATGGTTTGATCGTTCAGGTCCTCATTTACTCGTATATCCTGGGATCATCCTTTTCACTTTAGGGATGGTAATCCTAAGCATTGCGTCATCCCCCGTCATATTTCTAGTTGCAGGAGGTATGCTAGGCCTTGGATTCGGGGCGATGCTTCCCAGCTTCCAGACGATCGCTATTCAAGCCGCACCTGCTCACCGCAGAGGTCTTGCAACAGGCACCTATTTCTTACTTTTCGACTCCGGATATGGGATTGGTTCCTATGTACTTGGCGCTGTCGCTTCGAGAACGAATTACCATACGATGTATTTCATTGCTGGGATGGTTGTCGCATGTTCTGCCATTCTGTATTATGGACTTTATCATCGAAAAATAACAACATCTTCCCTCAAGCCCAGCCCAAACACAATTAAATAA
- a CDS encoding LysR family transcriptional regulator → MTLQQLKYVIEVANRGSINEAAKRLFISQPSLSNAIKDLEDEMQLAIFERSNKGISLSKEGIEFLSYARQVVEQAELLESRYLNAKPSPQHFSVSTQHYAFAVNAFVSLVREYGQDEYELALRETKTYEIIEDVKNLRSEIGILYLNEFNGKVINKLLKTANLQFNSLLTAKPHIFISIKNPLAKQSIVTIEQLQNYPYLSFDQGEYNSFHFSEEILSTMSHKKSIRVNDRATLFNLLIGLNGYTISTGVLSADLNGNEIIPVPLDCEETINVGWISHKNASLSKLGAAYIQALMQAIAQ, encoded by the coding sequence GTGACTCTACAACAACTAAAGTACGTTATTGAGGTTGCAAATCGAGGCTCCATTAACGAAGCAGCCAAGCGGTTGTTTATTTCTCAGCCGAGTCTTTCAAATGCGATTAAGGATCTAGAAGACGAAATGCAGCTTGCGATTTTCGAAAGATCTAATAAAGGGATCTCACTTTCTAAAGAGGGGATTGAATTCTTAAGCTACGCGAGACAGGTAGTAGAGCAGGCTGAATTATTGGAAAGTCGCTACCTTAATGCGAAGCCTTCCCCGCAGCATTTTTCGGTTTCCACTCAGCATTACGCTTTCGCGGTGAATGCCTTTGTGAGTTTGGTCCGGGAGTATGGCCAAGATGAATATGAGTTAGCTTTGAGAGAGACCAAAACCTATGAAATTATTGAAGATGTCAAAAATTTACGCAGCGAGATCGGCATCTTATATCTGAATGAGTTTAATGGGAAAGTCATCAACAAGTTGCTCAAAACCGCAAATTTACAATTCAACAGCTTATTAACGGCAAAACCTCATATTTTCATCAGTATTAAGAATCCGCTGGCAAAGCAATCCATCGTGACTATTGAACAGCTTCAGAATTATCCGTATCTGTCCTTTGATCAAGGGGAGTATAATTCCTTTCATTTCTCAGAAGAGATTCTCAGCACGATGTCACATAAAAAAAGCATTCGTGTTAATGATAGAGCGACGCTTTTCAATTTATTGATCGGATTGAACGGATATACCATATCGACAGGGGTTTTAAGCGCTGATTTGAATGGAAATGAAATTATTCCTGTACCTTTGGATTGTGAAGAAACCATCAATGTCGGTTGGATTTCTCATAAAAATGCTTCCCTATCCAAGCTAGGAGCGGCATATATACAAGCACTTATGCAGGCAATAGCCCAATAA